A single window of Rickettsiella endosymbiont of Dermanyssus gallinae DNA harbors:
- the secG gene encoding preprotein translocase subunit SecG has translation MLQQLLVLFHVLVSIALVTLVLLQQGKGAEMGANFGSGASSTVFGSQGSSSFLFKLTGLFALLFFVSSLSLGYVAGHRVKQDPIHKLASLAQQLPAQVNSGTLPNQEEPIQTTGNSSS, from the coding sequence ATGTTACAGCAACTCTTAGTTTTATTTCATGTACTTGTTTCCATTGCACTGGTTACTTTGGTCTTATTGCAGCAAGGTAAAGGGGCAGAAATGGGTGCTAACTTTGGAAGTGGTGCTTCGTCTACCGTGTTTGGTAGCCAAGGCTCCAGTTCTTTTTTATTTAAATTAACCGGGTTATTTGCGCTACTATTTTTTGTCAGTAGCCTTTCCTTAGGTTATGTAGCAGGACACCGTGTTAAACAGGATCCTATCCATAAATTAGCGAGCTTAGCGCAGCAATTACCTGCCCAAGTTAATAGCGGCACACTTCCCAATCAGGAAGAGCCTATTCAAACAACAGGAAATTCTAGTTCATAA